A portion of the Lolium rigidum isolate FL_2022 chromosome 1, APGP_CSIRO_Lrig_0.1, whole genome shotgun sequence genome contains these proteins:
- the LOC124649179 gene encoding AAA-ATPase At3g28610-like, which translates to MMGVLDNFRSSTWIYLTPVAAACAPIAVLRTYFNQHLRRPVRRLLPFLDPFVTIDIAAKPEDYSYSYYNSKAKSSDAYAEVLAYLSEVCSREARELRAEGADEGHGFVLSLREGQEVADEFKGVTMWWSAVAENKASYRSSGRCCRLTFHERHRRLVVDEYLPYVRRTGQDVTVSNRPRRLYTNKKQRDYHSAREEVWSYIDFDHPTTFDTLAMDPAEKQNIMDDLEDFRNNKDYYRRIGRAWKRGYLLHGPPGTGKSTMIAAMANYLNYDIYDIELTTVHTNYDLRKLFIETKSKSIIVIEDIDCSLDLSGNRATMLPAAQDDEVDDGVSDRKRKKGSMLTLSGLLNFIDGLWSAHSGERIIVFTTNHLDKLDPALIRRGRMDRHIEMSYCRFEAFRTLAENYLGVDAHPLFDAIKMLLQVVDMTPADVAECMMMSKRGARDADACLGNLVHELKKKLEEKEEKKKVEEHDAKMAADGKENLASEDGKKDNAQLEDAARKKNDREVMANGVNNGESSSGPKEDY; encoded by the coding sequence ATGATGGGAGTGCTCGACAACTTCCGCTCGTCGACGTGGATCTACCTGACGCCGGTGGCCGCGGCGTGCGCGCCGATCGCGGTGCTGAGGACCTACTTCAACCAGCACCTCCGCCGGCCCGTGCGACGGCTCCTCCCTTTCCTCGACCCCTTCGTCACCATCGACATCGCCGCCAAGCCTGAAGACTACTCCTACTCCTACTACAACAGCAAGGCCAAGTCAAGCGACGCCTACGCGGAGGTGCTCGCGTACCTGAGCGAGGTGTGCTCGCGGGAGGCGCGGGAGCTCCGCGCCGAGGGCGCCGACGAGGGCCACGGCTTCGTTCTCAGCCTCCGCGAGGGGCAGGAGGTGGCGGACGAGTTCAAGGGCGTCACCATGTGGTGGTCGGCGGTAGCGGAAAATAAGGCGTCGTACCGGTcgtcggggaggtgctgccgcctGACGTTCCACGAGAGGCACCggaggctcgtcgtcgacgagtacCTACCGTATGTCCGCCGCACAGGACAAGATGTCACGGTCAGCAACCGTCCCCGCAGGCTCTACACCAACAAGAAGCAGCGCGACTACCATAGTGCGAGGGAAGAGGTGTGGAGCTACATTGACTTCGACCATCCGACCACTTTCGACACCCTCGCCATGGATCCAGCCGAAAAGCAGAACATCATGGACGACCTTGAAGACTTCCGCAACAACAAGGATTACTACCGCCGCATCGGCAGGGCGTGGAAGCGTGGCTACCTCCTCCACGGCCCCCCGGGCACCGGCAAATCCACCATGATCGCTGCCATGGCCAACTACCTCAATTACGACATCTACGACATCGAACTGACCACAGTGCACACGAACTACGACCTCCGAAAGCTCTTCATCGAGACCAAGAGCAAGTCGATCATCGTTATCGAGGACATCGACTGCTCCCTCGACCTGAGCGGCAACCGCGCCACCATGCTGCCTGCGGCGCAAGAtgacgaggtcgacgacggcgTCAGCGACAGGAAGCGCAAGAAAGGTAGCATGCTCACGCTGTCCGGCCTGCTCAACTTCATCGACGGGCTCTGGTCGGCGCACAGCGGCGAGCGTATCATCGTGTTCACGACCAACCACCTCGACAAGCTTGATCCGGCGTTGATCCGTCGGGGGCGAATGGACAGGCACATCGAGATGTCGTACTGCAGATTCGAGGCCTTCAGGACGCTGGCCGAGAACTACCTCGGGGTTGACGCGCACCCACTGTTCGACGCCATCAAGATGCTGCTGCAGGTGGTTGACATGACTCCGGCGGATGtggcggagtgtatgatgatgtcCAAGCGCGGAGCACGCGACGCGGACGCTTGTCTTGGCAATTTGGTACATGAGCTCAAAAAGAAattggaggagaaggaggaaaagaagaaggtTGAGGAGCACGATGCAAAGATGGCAGCCGATGGGAAGGAGAACCTTGCGTCTGAAGATGGGAAGAAGGACAACGCCCAGCTGGAGGATGCGGCTAGAAAAAAAAATGACAGGGAAGTCATGGCCAACGGAGTAAATAATGGTGAAAGTTCTAGCGGTCCTAAGGAGGATTATTAG